The following coding sequences lie in one Miscanthus floridulus cultivar M001 chromosome 9, ASM1932011v1, whole genome shotgun sequence genomic window:
- the LOC136482638 gene encoding thaumatin-like protein, translating into MAVVEAASLAHRLLPILLLLLLVATDDAAIFSIINNCSYTVWPAATPVGGGSELKSGDMWILNVPAGTTSGRIWGRTGCKFNSSGYGACETADCAGALSCSLSPKPPAALAEFSLGGPTDFFDLTMIDGFNLPMALLPAKEGPECSMVLRCEGNSESQCPDAFKVPTDNSKTHACPGNTDYEVVFCPPSDLKPMPATSTTPGDGASGRLQGPTRNTSEVHISTVKSSN; encoded by the exons ATGGCAGTGGTGGAGGCCGCCTCCCTGGCTCACCGTCTCCTCCCtatcctcctcctactactactcgtTGCCACCGATGATGCCGCCATATTCAGCATCATCAACAATTGCAGCTACACCGTGTGGCCAGCCGCCACGCCAGTCGGCGGTGGCTCAGAGCTCAAATCTGGGGACATGTGGATCCTCAATGTGCCGGCCGGCACCACAAGCGGGCGCATCTGGGGGCGCACAGGCTGCAAGTTCAACAGTAGCGGCTATGGGGCATGTGAAACGGCTGACTGTGCTGGCGCGCTTTCGTGCTCGTTGAGCCCCAAACCGCCCGCTGCACTTGCAGAGTTCTCACTCGGTGGCCCAACAGATTTCTTTGATTTAACCATGATCGATGGCTTCAACTTGCCTATGGCCCTCCTGCCGGCCAAGGAAGGGCCAGAATGCAGCATGGTGCTACGCTGTGAGGGAAACAGCGAGTCACAGTGCCCAGACGCGTTCAAGGTGCCTACTGACAATAGCAAAACTCATGCCTGCCCAGGGAACACCGACTACGAGGTTGTCTTCTGTCCCCCAAGTGATCTAAAACCCATGCCTGCAACT AGCACGACACCGGGAGATGGAGCAAGTGGAAGATTACAGGGACCTACAAGGAACACCAGTGAGGTTCACATTTCAACAGTTAAAAGTAGCAACTGA